Within Massilia endophytica, the genomic segment CCACGTCGCGCTGGCAGGCCTGCTGGTCGCTCAGCGTGCCGTGCGCGATCAGCACCGTGTCGATACCGTCCATGGCTGCGGAAGCCTGTTCGATGGCGGCACCGTGGCCTTCGAAATCGTTCGCATCGAAGATGGCATGGGCCACGTGCGCGGCGCCGCGGATGCGCAGGTCCTGCTGCAGGGCCTCCAGGCGTTCGGCATTGCGGGCCAGCAGAAAGAGTGCCGCCCCCTGGCCGGCGTAGCGGCGCGCAACGGCTTCCGCGATGGCGGAGGTAGCGCCAACGATCAGTATTTTTTTCATTGTCAGATGTCCAGTCTTCGGGATTGATGCGAGGCGAATCGCCCCGCTGCGCCGTACTCGCGCAGTACGCCGCGGAAGGCGTCAAGGCGCGGATAGCCGGCGCGGAAGGTGGCGGCGCTCATGCGGCTGTCCTTGGCCAGATAGAGCCGCCCGCCCAGCGCGAGCACCATGGCGTCCAGCTCTTCCAGCAGTTCGAAGAGGCCGGGCGAAACCTTGAAGTCCAGCGCCAGCGTGTAGCCTTCGAGCGGAAAGGAAAGGTGATTGCCGTTCTCGGGTCCGAGCAGCTTGAGCACAGCGAGGAAGGAGCCGCGCTGCGAGGCGCCGATGCGCTCCAGGATCGCGCCCAGCCCCTGTACACCCGCCGCACGCGGCACCACCATCTGGTACTGCACGAAGCCCGGCTTGCCGTACAGGCGGTTCCAGCCGCGTATGCCGTCCAGCGGATAGAAGTAAGGTTCGTAATGCACGCGCTCCACCTGCCACACGCGCCGCACGCGATGGTAGTAGAGGGCATTGAAGGCGCGGATGGCGTGCCGGTTCAGGAGCAGCTGCGGCGCGTCCACCGGCACGGCGAGGCGCGCGGGGCGGCCCGCTTCCAGGCTCCCTTCTTCCGCGTGGCGCCCCAGCATGAGCAGCGAGCGGCCCATGGCGCGGCCCGTGCTCAGGCAGTCGATCCAGGCCACGGAATACGGCGCGCCGCGGTGCTCCTCCATCAGCGCCGCCACTTCCGCAAGCGATCCCGCCTTCAGCGTGGTCTGCTCGATCCAGGCGCTGGCGATGCGCTTCAGGCGCAATTGCGCGCTGAGGATGATGCCGGTCAGCCCCATGCCGCCGCAGGTGGCGTGGAACAGGGGCGCGTG encodes:
- a CDS encoding FAD-binding oxidoreductase, whose translation is MTRISGWGRYPWAEARIQHPATNGDAARLLAQSAQPLIARGMGRSYGDSALADEVLGSERRQLLLDFDRGAGILRCQGGVTLADLLGFLVPQGWFLPVTPGTKFVTVAGAIASDVHGKNHHGEGCFSAFVDEIELLLGDGRVLRCSPQEHAPLFHATCGGMGLTGIILSAQLRLKRIASAWIEQTTLKAGSLAEVAALMEEHRGAPYSVAWIDCLSTGRAMGRSLLMLGRHAEEGSLEAGRPARLAVPVDAPQLLLNRHAIRAFNALYYHRVRRVWQVERVHYEPYFYPLDGIRGWNRLYGKPGFVQYQMVVPRAAGVQGLGAILERIGASQRGSFLAVLKLLGPENGNHLSFPLEGYTLALDFKVSPGLFELLEELDAMVLALGGRLYLAKDSRMSAATFRAGYPRLDAFRGVLREYGAAGRFASHQSRRLDI